The stretch of DNA AGAACAGAAAAAGAAAGCCCCGCTCTGGTTTCAGAACGGGGCTTTCATCTATTCGATTTTATCCTCTTCCTTAAGGCATCGGAGTAAGCTGCACATTCACGGTAATCACACCATTATTTGTCACCACCACCGGAACATCTGTTTGCAGGTAACCAGCGGCAGATACCCGCAAGGTCTGAGGGCCTGCTGGCACCTTGGTCAAGCTGAAAGTACCCCCGGCACTGGTCATTACGCTTCCGCTCGTACCCAGTACTTGCACACTTGCTTTGATGATAGGCATAGAGCCGTTCATACTGCTTACCATACCATTTACGGTTCCACCAGATGTTTGATTGCCGCCACTGCCCGTGTCGCCACTGCCCGTGTTAGAGCCACCATTGCTTTTAGAACTCTGATTGACCTGATACCCCCATTGGCCCAACTGCTGTTCGTTGCCCTTCAGGGTTCCTAATAATATATCGCGCACCCGAGCTGATACGTTCACTACCGTGCCATCCGTATTCACATTCTGATCTTTCCGCTTACCCAGTAGTCCATCACGGTCTTCCGTGGCCATTTCGGCATCTCTACGCAGTTGTTTCTGCAAGGCATTCTTAGCAGCGGCATTCGACACGCGCGTCTCAAACGCGGTCATGTCCAAGCCGTTAAGCGGACTTGCCGCCCCATCAGCCGTGTGCTTTGCAATGATGTCCTGAGCCAATTGAATCAGGTCGTCAGCGTTGGTGGGTATAACCACCTTTACATTTTTTCGTGCCATTTTCTTTTCTTTTAGTTAGTGGCATATCCGAGTTGTATACTCGGGCAAGGATTTTCCTTGCAGAGCTAATTTCGGCACGATGTGATTAAAATTGTCGTCTGACGACAATTTTTTTTCATTACCAACGAAATTCAGATGTATCTGGCTGTTTTTCAGTCATTTAAAATTCCTTATTCATGCTCCAATAATGACAATTGGTATTCATATAATCATTATTGGTTTTCAAATAATGACAATTGGTATTCAAATAATCATTATCGGTATTCAAATAATGACAATTGGTTATTCAATGATGAACATTGGTTATCATATTATCATCCTACGACATTCCACTAAGGCTCTGGCTTATTCAATAACCATTCTTGGTATTTCTAGAACCACCCTTGGTATTTCCAGAACCACCCTTGGTATTTCCAGAACCATTCTTGGTATTTCTAGAACCACCCTTGGTATTTCTAGAACCATTGTTGGTATTTCCAGAACCATTCTTGGTATTTCTAGAACCACCCTTGGTATTTCTAGAACCATTCTTGGTATTTCTAGAACCACCATCAGATTACCAACAGACGGCCTAGCATTAC from Flavobacteriales bacterium encodes:
- a CDS encoding carboxypeptidase-like regulatory domain-containing protein, giving the protein MARKNVKVVIPTNADDLIQLAQDIIAKHTADGAASPLNGLDMTAFETRVSNAAAKNALQKQLRRDAEMATEDRDGLLGKRKDQNVNTDGTVVNVSARVRDILLGTLKGNEQQLGQWGYQVNQSSKSNGGSNTGSGDTGSGGNQTSGGTVNGMVSSMNGSMPIIKASVQVLGTSGSVMTSAGGTFSLTKVPAGPQTLRVSAAGYLQTDVPVVVTNNGVITVNVQLTPMP